GCCGTGGAGGAGAAATGAATTATTCTAATTGACTTTCTATCTTTTATAGTTTATCCTTTCAAAGTATAAACTTTTTAAGTTTTTGGAAAATAGAATGCGTGCAACAGCTAAAGAGTTAAGATTTAACACAAAGGAACTACTTGATACAGTGTCACGAGGTGAGGAAGTAATCATCACCTACCGCGGTAAACCTTGCGCAAAACTCGTCCCAATAGGTAATGAACAGAGTAATAAATCGGCTGGAGATGAATTGTTTGGCATTTGGCAAGATAATGATGCTGTAAAAAACGTTGAGGATTACGTTCAAAACTTAAGACAGGGCAGAGTTAAGAATGCTGGTTAATACTGATGTCTTAATCTGGTATATGAGGGGTAATAAAAAAGCCAAACAGGTCATTGAAGGTTTAATAAAATCTTTGACGATCCTGGTTTTCACCGCGAGTCCACTTTTCTCTCAAAACTCCGATATAAATAGCTATCCCATCGATCCGGAATTGGGTTTTTCGACCGGACCGGCAATCGGTGAAAAAGTTCCTGATTTTAGTTTACTCGATCAATTCGGTGAACTCAGAAGTCTAAAAGACCTGCTGGGCAAGAATGGCGCCGTTCTAAACCTTTATCGCAGCGCAGATTGGTGACCATTTTGTCGAAGGCAACTCGTTGAGTTCCAGGAAAAGTCGGCGCAGTTTCGTAACAAAGGCCTGAATGTGCTTGCCATAAGCTACGATCCCGTCAGTGTTTTGAAAGCTTTCTCCGACAAATACCAGATCACCTATCCCCTTCTTGCAGATGAAGGCAGTGAGGTCATCAAGAGTTTTGGTATATTCAATACTGAAGTCGATTCCGGCAGCCGTGGATTCGGCATCCCGCACCCGGGAATTTATGTGATTGATGAAAATCTGAGAGTTGTTGATAAACATTTCGAGCAATCTTATCGAGCGCGGCCAACTGCTGAGAATGTCCTCGTCACCATGTTGAAGAAGAAGCAAGACTCTAATGTTCACATTTTTGAGAAGAGTTATTTGATTGGCAGCATAGCGATTAGCGATACGGTTGCCTACCGCTCTCAGCTGCTTTCTGTTCAGGTCGACATCGATTTAAAGGATGGATTCCATCTTTATGGAAAGCCGATTCCGGAGGGATTCATCCCATTGGATATCGAATTTGAATCCAGTCCGAATTTTGAAGTGGATGAATTTAAATATCCTGAAACCAAAACGTTTAAAATAGAATCTCTGCAGGAAACCTTCCATATTTTACCTGACAGAATTAGTGTAAAGACTTTTCTTCGCATAAAAAACCGGCCTGAAGCGGGCAACCATACTATAAAAGCGACGATTACATTCCAGGCTTGCAACGATCGAGTCTGTATGATCCCGGAAAAACTCAAGTTTGATTTTCCACTAAGAATCTCCATCCAGCGGTTATAGAGTTAATGTATACCTCACAGAAATTCCCCCCTTGAGGGGGGATAAAAGGGGGGTGTTGGCAACGACCAATTTAACCGAGTTCAAATGAAAATAAATTCGGCGCCATTCGCTGGGGAATTATTTTTTACCTAATTATTTCAACCATCATTCATATTGAAAAAATATGATTTCCCTGAAGAATGAACAAGAGGAATTACTGCGGTTGAGCGCAGTGCCCGGTATCGGGCCCAACAAAATGCGCGCCTTAGTTGGACACTTTCGCTCTGTAAGAAAAGTATCAAAAGCTCCCCTTGGTGAGCTGTGCAAAGTAGCGGGAATCGATCAAAAAATCGCGGAAGACATCAGGACGTTTGATGGAAAACAATTTGCCAGAGAACAGGTAGAGAAACTTGAAAGCACCGGGGCGCGACTCGTCACTTTTTGGGATGAGGATTACCCTAAGCGATTAAAAGAGATTTATGATCCCCCGGTATTCTTATTCGTCAAAGGTGATTTTGCCGCAGAGGACAGGTATTCAATTGCCATTGTGGGAACGCGTCTCCCCAGTAACTATGGCAAACGGATCGCTGAAAAATTAACCTCCGGGTTATCCAGAAAGGGGCTCACGATTGTCAGTGGTCTCGCTTACGGAGTCGATACCCTGGCACATCGTCACGCGCTGCAAAACGGCAGCCGGACAATCGCAGTCCTGGGTTCCGGTGTGGATGTCATTTATCCGAATGAAAACAGAGCGCTTGCAAAAAAGATTGCATCGAATGGGGTTTTGTTGTCGGAGTTTCCATTAGGCACCGGCCCGGATAGAACCAACTTCCCGCGCCGAAACCGAATCATTTGCGGACTGAGTTTGGGCATTGTGGTGATTGAAGCCGGAATCAAAAGCGGGGCGCTGATCACCGCTTCCATGGCTTTAGACCAAAACCGCGAAGTCTTTGCGGTTCCCGGAAACATTGACAGTGCAAAAAGCTTTGGCACAAACGAGCTGATTAAGCAGGGAGCAAAAGTGGTAACTTCAGTTGAAGATATTCTGGATGAACTTCAGCCGCAGTTGGCTCCGATGCTCAGGAAAGACGCACCGACCCGCGAAGTCAGTTCATTAACGGAGGCTGAGAAAGCTCTTTTTGACATCCTGACAAATGAGCCCAGACACATCGATGAAATCGCCTCGAGTACGGGACAAAGTACATCCCGGGTCTTGTCGACCCTGCTATCTCTTGAGCTGAAAGATCTGGTTAAGCAGCACGCGGGGAAGTTGTTTGTGAGATTGTAGTCCCACCTCGAAGTCTTAACTAAATTACTTAACGGAATTTTTTTCATGAGTAAATCCAGAACGGTGAGACGCACAAAGTAAATTCCACTCGCGATTCCGGCGCTGTTGAACAGCATACGATTGATCTTGTCCGCCTTAAATCCATAGAAGAATTACAAAAACTTAAGTTGAAATCGGAAATAGAAAAAAATAATGGAGAAAGTAATTCACCTTAATTTGACCGCGTCATTTGAACATTTTTAATAAGCCTAATTTTGGGCTCACCTTAAAAAAATAATTTAGTCTCAAGAATTATTAGTGATTTTTCCCAAAATCGAAGAAAATTTTCAAATTAGTTTATTTCAGCAAAATCCCTTTACGCGTTGCCGTGAAATTCTATAGAAGTGACTTTGTCCAAGATACAGAAAAATTTGGCCATGCTCATTGCCCCTTTTTGTCTCTCTTTATGCTAAGAACCTCTCTCTGAAAGTTCTCTATAATTTGAAAAAAGCGACCAGAGAACCAAAAGATTGCTTCGCTGAGAGGCACTCGCAAAGACAGTATTTTGTAACCACTAATCAATATTCATCACCAAACCCGAACACCGGTTTGCGGCGTATCCAGCGGCCTTTGGTGAAATCCGGGAAGGCTTTCGGCTCACCCCCTTCGGCAATGGATTGTTCCGACAACGGTGTAATCACACTCCAGGCGGCAGCATCGTAAACATCCAGCGGCGGTGG
This window of the candidate division KSB1 bacterium genome carries:
- a CDS encoding type II toxin-antitoxin system prevent-host-death family antitoxin; this translates as MRATAKELRFNTKELLDTVSRGEEVIITYRGKPCAKLVPIGNEQSNKSAGDELFGIWQDNDAVKNVEDYVQNLRQGRVKNAG
- a CDS encoding redoxin domain-containing protein, with the translated sequence MLAISYDPVSVLKAFSDKYQITYPLLADEGSEVIKSFGIFNTEVDSGSRGFGIPHPGIYVIDENLRVVDKHFEQSYRARPTAENVLVTMLKKKQDSNVHIFEKSYLIGSIAISDTVAYRSQLLSVQVDIDLKDGFHLYGKPIPEGFIPLDIEFESSPNFEVDEFKYPETKTFKIESLQETFHILPDRISVKTFLRIKNRPEAGNHTIKATITFQACNDRVCMIPEKLKFDFPLRISIQRL
- the dprA gene encoding DNA-protecting protein DprA — its product is MISLKNEQEELLRLSAVPGIGPNKMRALVGHFRSVRKVSKAPLGELCKVAGIDQKIAEDIRTFDGKQFAREQVEKLESTGARLVTFWDEDYPKRLKEIYDPPVFLFVKGDFAAEDRYSIAIVGTRLPSNYGKRIAEKLTSGLSRKGLTIVSGLAYGVDTLAHRHALQNGSRTIAVLGSGVDVIYPNENRALAKKIASNGVLLSEFPLGTGPDRTNFPRRNRIICGLSLGIVVIEAGIKSGALITASMALDQNREVFAVPGNIDSAKSFGTNELIKQGAKVVTSVEDILDELQPQLAPMLRKDAPTREVSSLTEAEKALFDILTNEPRHIDEIASSTGQSTSRVLSTLLSLELKDLVKQHAGKLFVRL